Proteins from a genomic interval of Streptomyces sp. SID8374:
- a CDS encoding (2Fe-2S)-binding protein, translated as MDLAQAASVGGFFALRTTPVPGGGHRPLAELYEGGTAPLTARVDRVAERLGAPERRVAASIAHLGLAARLWSIALGPAALFGRFPGLVPDTLHWDPLSTSPDDLWLADPEELPGTADRIREQVQYGHLVPLAEAVRRDGNISPQLLWGNAGSALAGAVRELVAWSRGQDRPDVARRARALGAELFDHPDLRSTGAPHGPAFRRRSCCLYWRCPGGGLCGDCVFDHAPGAAGAAR; from the coding sequence ATGGACCTGGCACAGGCGGCGTCGGTGGGCGGCTTCTTCGCGCTGCGGACGACGCCGGTGCCCGGGGGTGGCCACCGGCCGCTGGCGGAGCTGTACGAGGGTGGCACGGCGCCCCTGACCGCGCGGGTCGACAGGGTCGCGGAGAGACTGGGCGCCCCCGAGCGCCGGGTCGCCGCCTCCATCGCCCACCTCGGCCTCGCCGCCCGGCTCTGGTCCATCGCGCTGGGCCCGGCCGCGCTCTTCGGACGGTTCCCCGGCCTCGTACCGGACACCCTGCACTGGGACCCGCTCAGCACCTCGCCGGACGATCTGTGGCTCGCGGACCCCGAGGAGCTGCCCGGGACGGCCGACCGGATCCGCGAGCAGGTCCAGTACGGGCATCTGGTGCCGCTGGCCGAGGCCGTCCGGCGCGACGGGAACATCTCCCCGCAGCTGCTGTGGGGCAACGCCGGGTCCGCGCTCGCCGGGGCCGTGCGCGAGCTGGTCGCCTGGTCGCGCGGGCAGGACCGACCGGATGTGGCGCGGCGGGCCCGCGCCCTGGGGGCCGAGCTGTTCGACCACCCCGACCTGCGCTCCACCGGCGCCCCGCACGGCCCGGCGTTCCGGCGGCGGAGCTGTTGCCTGTACTGGCGCTGTCCGGGCGGCGGGCTCTGCGGCGACTGCGTCTTCGACCACGCGCCGGGGGCGGCCGGGGCGGCCCGGTAG
- a CDS encoding MarR family transcriptional regulator, which yields MPHRARRPRTRAEVSADASAASELLEVLWGRGQEAAASGTVSPSQLRALLVIEKQEGTNLRSLGEALGSRAPSVSRLCDRMEAMGLVQRAPSPTSRREVVLRLSLRGRALLEEYRALRARELSAVLERMEPAAVAALAEGLAAFHVAASERLSPETGATDPLLRDDVADSA from the coding sequence ATGCCCCACCGTGCCCGCCGCCCGCGCACCCGCGCAGAGGTGTCCGCCGACGCCTCCGCAGCCTCGGAGCTGCTGGAAGTGCTCTGGGGCCGTGGTCAGGAAGCGGCCGCTTCGGGAACGGTATCCCCCTCCCAGCTCCGGGCCCTGCTCGTGATCGAGAAGCAGGAGGGCACCAATCTGCGCTCGTTGGGCGAGGCACTGGGCTCGCGTGCGCCGTCGGTCAGCCGGCTGTGCGACCGCATGGAGGCGATGGGGCTCGTGCAGCGGGCACCGAGCCCGACGAGCCGGCGCGAGGTGGTGCTGCGGCTGAGTCTGCGCGGCCGGGCCCTCCTCGAAGAGTACCGGGCGCTGCGTGCCCGGGAGCTGAGCGCCGTGCTGGAGCGGATGGAACCGGCCGCGGTGGCCGCGCTCGCGGAGGGCCTGGCGGCCTTCCACGTGGCGGCTTCGGAGAGGCTCTCGCCGGAAACGGGTGCGACGGACCCCCTGCTCCGCGATGATGTCGCCGACAGCGCCTAG
- a CDS encoding PP2C family protein-serine/threonine phosphatase, which yields MKRRPDIETAVRAAAPHALLTTLRTLLADAYGALAVELHLADYGLRVLKRLDQPDGEEEPLSLHNSAEGRAFGSQEPREQQVRHGDAVDHYLPVTVRGERLGILTVRLPAARSAPDMVGELTHVADLLGHEILVAERDTDVYQRARRTTRLTLAAEMQWQLLPARACTAAEFAIGAQLEPAYSIHGDNFDWAADADELTLAVTNGMGEGIQASLLTNLAVNALRNARRAGIGIADQAALADQALYDQHRGASHVSTLLLRFELATGRVGVVDAGSPQLWMQRGRTVRRMELEAQLPLGMFEESHYTVQEFHVEPGDRLLLLSDGVYEAVSPAGEMYGEKALARAIQSTRLLPAATVPRAILGELAEYRVTETLDDALVVCLDWFGRQDDDS from the coding sequence GTGAAAAGAAGACCGGACATCGAGACGGCCGTCAGGGCCGCCGCTCCGCACGCGCTGCTGACCACGCTGCGCACCCTGCTCGCCGACGCCTACGGGGCGCTGGCGGTGGAGCTGCATCTGGCCGACTACGGTCTCAGGGTCCTCAAGCGCCTGGACCAGCCCGACGGCGAGGAGGAGCCGCTCTCCCTGCACAACAGCGCGGAGGGCCGGGCCTTCGGCAGCCAGGAGCCCCGGGAGCAGCAGGTCCGGCACGGCGACGCGGTCGACCACTACCTCCCGGTGACCGTACGCGGCGAACGTCTCGGCATCCTCACCGTCCGGCTGCCCGCCGCACGGTCCGCTCCCGACATGGTGGGCGAGCTGACCCACGTGGCCGACCTGCTGGGCCACGAGATCCTGGTCGCCGAACGGGACACCGACGTCTACCAGCGCGCCCGGCGCACCACCCGGCTCACTCTCGCCGCCGAGATGCAGTGGCAGCTGCTGCCCGCCCGGGCCTGCACCGCCGCCGAGTTCGCCATCGGAGCCCAGCTGGAGCCGGCCTACTCCATCCACGGCGACAACTTCGACTGGGCGGCGGACGCCGACGAGCTGACCCTCGCGGTGACCAACGGCATGGGCGAGGGCATACAGGCCTCGCTGCTCACCAACCTCGCGGTCAACGCCCTGCGCAACGCCCGCCGGGCCGGTATCGGCATCGCGGACCAGGCGGCCCTCGCCGACCAGGCGCTCTACGACCAGCACCGAGGCGCCTCCCATGTCTCCACGCTGCTGCTCCGCTTCGAGCTGGCGACCGGCCGGGTCGGCGTCGTCGACGCGGGATCGCCGCAGCTGTGGATGCAGCGCGGCCGCACGGTCCGGCGCATGGAGCTGGAGGCCCAGCTCCCGCTAGGCATGTTCGAGGAGTCGCACTACACGGTCCAGGAGTTCCACGTGGAGCCCGGCGACCGGCTGCTGCTGCTCAGCGACGGCGTGTACGAGGCCGTGTCCCCGGCGGGGGAGATGTACGGCGAGAAGGCGCTGGCCCGGGCCATCCAGTCGACCCGGCTGCTTCCGGCCGCGACCGTCCCGCGCGCCATCCTCGGCGAATTGGCCGAATACCGCGTCACGGAGACACTCGACGACGCGTTGGTGGTCTGCCTGGACTGGTTCGGCCGCCAGGACGACGACAGCTGA
- a CDS encoding transglycosylase family protein, producing MAANGRHRRYQPSRINRASLTVTAGGAGIALPLITAASAGAASGDVWEKVAACESSGNWAINTGNGYYGGLQFSGPTWAAFGGGQYAPRADLATRDQQIAIAERVLDGQGPGAWPACSVKAGLTRGGDAPDTTPQSAGTRPVQAAAPQSALPRQPRTLPAAATPTHVPGKRDAYTVASGDSLSGIADAQRVRGGWQKLYAANRTVVGDNPDLIFPGQRLSLIPRGGDGASARKPAPAPEPQKRQAAPQPKPSERQAAGSRADEAKKAEQRKAEQLAAASKAEQKRAEQKRAEERRAEERRAEQKRAEQKKAEQKRAEEKKAQQKQASAERAVKRSGMSAPVAAATGTAYRQAGSWSSGYHTGVDFPVPTGTSVKSVAPGRVVSAGWAGAYGYEVVIRHEDGRYSQYAHLSALHVKEGQSVSGGQRIARSGSTGNSTGPHLHFEVRLGPGYGSDIDPLAYLRAGGVSV from the coding sequence ATGGCCGCAAACGGTCGGCATCGCAGATACCAGCCCAGCCGGATCAACCGTGCCTCGCTCACGGTGACCGCGGGCGGTGCGGGCATAGCGCTCCCGCTCATCACCGCAGCCTCGGCGGGAGCCGCCTCGGGGGACGTCTGGGAGAAGGTCGCCGCCTGTGAGTCCAGCGGCAACTGGGCCATCAACACGGGCAACGGCTACTACGGCGGACTGCAGTTCAGCGGTCCGACCTGGGCGGCCTTCGGCGGTGGGCAGTACGCGCCGCGCGCCGACCTCGCCACCCGGGACCAGCAGATCGCCATCGCCGAGCGGGTCCTCGACGGACAGGGGCCCGGAGCGTGGCCCGCCTGCTCCGTGAAGGCGGGTCTCACCCGGGGCGGGGACGCGCCCGACACCACCCCGCAGAGCGCGGGCACCCGGCCCGTCCAGGCCGCGGCGCCGCAGAGTGCCCTGCCCCGGCAGCCGAGGACGTTACCCGCCGCGGCGACACCGACCCACGTACCGGGCAAGCGCGACGCGTACACCGTCGCGAGCGGCGACTCGCTCTCCGGCATCGCCGACGCCCAGCGGGTCCGCGGCGGCTGGCAGAAGCTGTACGCGGCCAACCGCACGGTCGTCGGCGACAACCCCGATCTGATCTTCCCCGGCCAGCGGCTGAGCCTCATACCGCGCGGCGGGGACGGGGCGAGCGCACGGAAGCCCGCACCAGCGCCCGAGCCGCAGAAGCGGCAGGCCGCACCCCAGCCCAAGCCCTCCGAGCGGCAGGCCGCGGGGTCCCGGGCCGATGAGGCGAAGAAGGCCGAGCAGCGCAAGGCCGAGCAGCTGGCGGCCGCGTCGAAGGCCGAACAGAAGCGGGCCGAACAGAAGCGAGCCGAGGAGAGAAGGGCCGAGGAAAGGCGGGCCGAGCAGAAGCGGGCGGAGCAGAAGAAGGCCGAGCAGAAGCGGGCCGAAGAGAAAAAGGCCCAGCAGAAGCAGGCGTCGGCGGAACGCGCCGTGAAGCGCTCCGGCATGAGCGCCCCCGTCGCCGCCGCCACCGGCACCGCCTACCGCCAGGCCGGCTCCTGGTCCAGCGGCTACCACACGGGCGTCGACTTCCCCGTGCCGACCGGGACCTCCGTGAAGTCCGTGGCCCCGGGCCGGGTCGTCTCGGCCGGCTGGGCGGGGGCGTACGGCTACGAGGTCGTCATCCGCCACGAGGACGGCAGGTACAGCCAGTACGCCCACCTCTCCGCGCTCCATGTGAAGGAGGGGCAGTCGGTCTCGGGCGGTCAGCGGATCGCCCGCTCCGGCTCCACCGGCAACAGCACCGGCCCGCACCTGCACTTCGAGGTCCGCCTCGGCCCCGGCTACGGGTCGGACATCGACCCGCTGGCCTATCTCAGGGCGGGCGGCGTCAGCGTCTGA
- a CDS encoding STAS domain-containing protein, with protein sequence MQPPPSEDRAVRIITRQERGALVLTVSGDLDIDSVPPLGRALETATTEGSGPVVVDLSGVGFADSTTVNVLLQGQAALGGRLRLAAPSPFVQRLIGMIGLDSAIPVLRDVDEAIDAAQPS encoded by the coding sequence GTGCAACCACCGCCCAGCGAAGACAGAGCAGTCAGAATCATCACCCGTCAGGAACGGGGTGCTCTGGTCCTCACCGTGTCGGGTGACCTCGATATCGACAGCGTCCCGCCGCTCGGCCGAGCACTTGAGACAGCGACCACGGAGGGCTCCGGTCCCGTCGTCGTGGACCTCTCGGGGGTGGGCTTCGCGGACTCCACCACGGTCAACGTGCTGCTCCAGGGTCAGGCCGCGCTGGGCGGCCGGCTGCGGCTCGCCGCGCCCTCCCCGTTCGTCCAGCGGCTGATCGGAATGATCGGCCTCGACAGCGCGATCCCCGTCCTGCGGGACGTCGACGAGGCCATAGACGCGGCCCAGCCTTCCTGA
- a CDS encoding response regulator translates to MNSPVQPIEVLLVEDDPGDELMTREAFEDNKIRNTLHVVRDGQEALDFLYRRGEYTDAPRPDLVLLDLNLPKYDGRQVLEQIKGDPELSLIPVVVLTTSSAEEDILRSYKLHANAYVTKPVDLDQFIAAVRQIDEFFVTVVRLPGRA, encoded by the coding sequence GTGAACAGCCCCGTACAGCCCATCGAGGTCCTCCTGGTCGAGGACGATCCCGGCGACGAGCTCATGACCCGTGAGGCGTTCGAGGACAACAAGATCCGCAACACCCTGCACGTCGTCCGCGACGGCCAGGAGGCGCTGGACTTCCTCTACCGGCGCGGCGAGTACACCGACGCCCCCCGCCCCGACCTCGTGCTCCTCGACCTGAACCTGCCCAAGTACGACGGGCGGCAGGTCCTGGAGCAGATCAAGGGCGACCCCGAGCTGTCGCTCATCCCGGTGGTCGTCCTCACCACCTCCTCGGCCGAGGAGGACATCCTGCGAAGCTACAAGCTGCACGCCAACGCGTATGTGACCAAGCCGGTGGACCTGGACCAGTTCATCGCGGCGGTGCGCCAGATCGACGAATTCTTCGTGACCGTGGTGCGGCTGCCCGGCCGTGCGTAG
- a CDS encoding ATP-binding protein, which translates to MNKEVTSPPEDPGQGLRSPEVLLSAEVFDGEPGCIALARALADRFLTRLAVECLAPIGEHTRSDLMLAVSELVTNADRYSHGPYLLELEGNAEVMSVTVYDSSTAMPVLYGPDPSRLGGHGMEIVVALCDRLTAERVPVGKRIRAEFQLST; encoded by the coding sequence ATGAACAAAGAGGTCACCTCACCACCGGAAGACCCCGGCCAGGGTCTGCGGTCCCCGGAGGTACTGCTCAGCGCCGAGGTCTTCGACGGCGAACCCGGCTGCATCGCGCTCGCGCGCGCCCTGGCGGACCGTTTCCTCACGCGGCTCGCGGTGGAGTGCCTGGCCCCGATCGGCGAGCACACCCGCAGCGATCTGATGCTGGCCGTGAGCGAGCTGGTCACCAACGCCGACCGCTACAGCCACGGCCCGTACCTCCTGGAGCTGGAGGGGAACGCCGAGGTCATGAGCGTCACGGTGTACGACAGCAGTACGGCGATGCCCGTGCTGTACGGCCCCGACCCGTCCCGGCTGGGCGGGCACGGCATGGAGATCGTCGTGGCCCTGTGCGACCGGCTCACCGCCGAGCGGGTGCCGGTCGGCAAGCGGATCCGCGCGGAGTTCCAGCTCTCCACCTGA
- a CDS encoding DMT family transporter has product MSSLALSVLLSLISAVAYAAGAIVQERVAARGDNSPHALVRNAVWWVAVLLNGVGAVLHVVALAYGPLSLVQPLGALTIVFALPMAALFVGRRARATAWRGALMATAGLVGLLALTGSAEPHTLRGPEQLALATVTFGAVGALMLLARALRRPVLRSAVLATAAGGAFGMASVFTKTVAMEWTSGAVRSGLPTLLVIAGLAAAGLLLSQAAYRGAGLAAPLATVTVVNPVVAAAIGITLFGEHFRHGVTGTVLALSCGALAAAGLVLLTKERLSAEQAGEGRLRPRDAVNPAPEDGSGTEGATARPEGAPVAVGSPEGVPVPVGPPEEAPVAVGATYVPPRHLVPGGAVPRVGFGGPRRPGHDRRGAASAAAPRSDRTVQTLTPPALR; this is encoded by the coding sequence ATGAGCTCCCTCGCGCTGTCTGTGCTGCTGTCACTGATCTCCGCGGTCGCCTACGCGGCCGGGGCGATCGTCCAGGAGCGAGTGGCCGCGCGCGGCGACAACTCCCCGCACGCCCTGGTGCGCAACGCGGTCTGGTGGGTGGCGGTGCTGCTCAACGGGGTCGGCGCGGTCCTGCACGTGGTGGCCCTCGCCTACGGTCCCCTCAGCCTGGTCCAGCCCCTGGGTGCGCTCACCATCGTCTTCGCCCTGCCGATGGCCGCCCTCTTCGTCGGGCGCCGGGCCAGGGCGACGGCCTGGCGCGGTGCGCTCATGGCGACGGCCGGTCTCGTCGGGCTGCTGGCCCTCACGGGCAGCGCCGAGCCGCACACCCTGCGCGGTCCCGAGCAGCTGGCCCTGGCCACGGTGACGTTCGGGGCGGTGGGCGCGCTCATGCTGCTCGCCCGGGCGCTGCGGCGGCCGGTGCTGCGCAGCGCGGTGCTGGCCACGGCCGCAGGTGGGGCGTTCGGCATGGCCTCGGTGTTCACCAAGACCGTGGCCATGGAGTGGACGTCCGGCGCGGTGCGCTCGGGGCTGCCGACACTGCTGGTGATCGCCGGGCTCGCGGCGGCGGGCCTGCTGCTCTCCCAGGCCGCCTACCGGGGCGCGGGGCTCGCCGCCCCGCTGGCGACGGTGACGGTGGTCAACCCCGTGGTGGCCGCCGCGATCGGGATCACGCTCTTCGGCGAGCACTTCCGCCACGGCGTGACGGGCACGGTCCTGGCGCTCTCCTGCGGGGCGCTGGCGGCGGCCGGCCTGGTCCTGCTGACGAAGGAGCGGCTGAGCGCGGAGCAGGCCGGGGAGGGGCGCCTGAGGCCCCGGGACGCGGTGAACCCGGCGCCGGAGGACGGCAGCGGTACGGAGGGTGCGACGGCGCGGCCCGAAGGGGCACCGGTCGCGGTGGGTTCCCCCGAAGGCGTACCGGTTCCCGTCGGGCCGCCCGAGGAGGCGCCGGTCGCCGTCGGGGCGACGTACGTTCCGCCGCGGCACCTCGTGCCGGGCGGCGCGGTGCCGCGCGTGGGGTTCGGCGGTCCTCGGCGGCCCGGGCACGACCGGCGGGGTGCGGCGTCGGCCGCGGCCCCGCGGTCCGACCGGACGGTTCAGACGCTGACGCCGCCCGCCCTGAGATAG